Proteins from one Nilaparvata lugens isolate BPH chromosome 10, ASM1435652v1, whole genome shotgun sequence genomic window:
- the LOC111049671 gene encoding zinc finger CCHC domain-containing protein 8 homolog isoform X1: protein MAEMQDDSNGLELNFAICTEPGIEDESFVPAYECPGIYKLSANKDEALKTPAFRQGPSNFRNWNGNQQFQQNRPNFRQPFKKKFQRYHLDIEQKFGQFRPGALSSRLRRALGLRRSELPAHIYQMRNLGYPPGWLEEAKIVHSGLLVFDSKGKTVKEKEEDEDGELIDYEQRSKYDINKLVEYPGFNVLAEGRVEDQWEEYGSVPMLERHSLEHMVSVLMPNAAKAYKRRKMNNIPATAVESEVTVEDMDAEETPATTLLPEDNCRFIPPLPDSDDTPPPPPPPPPPPPPEEGEIPSSPSSPGPPPEINSSNEEASQLNEEVSQPATSTQVNEETSQSATIEDASNISNVESQDSLSLSELEDRKRELMNQLHESSSSSTSTKDNSSTPSVDRIKKPELSTPSPSHGKMVSVDLGTPILKSFSPFSKLPSSEAFSKNICDVINFENLPDSTGVYERMVGVLSKVRQAVKRIQQED, encoded by the exons ATGGCTGAAATGCAAGATGATTCCAACGGTCTAGAGTTGAACTTTGCAATTTGCACTGAACCGGGGATTGAAGATGAATCATTTGTTCCGGCTTACGAATGTCCG GGAATCTACAAATTGTCAGCGAATAAGGATGAAGCACTAAAAACACCGGCATTCAGACAAGGACCCTCAAACTTCAGAAACTGGAATGGCAATCAACAATTTCAGCAAAATAGACCAAACTTCAGACAACCTTTCAAGAAAAA ATTCCAGCGCTACCACCTGGACATAGAACAGAAGTTCGGCCAATTTCGGCCTGGCGCACTGAGCAGTCGGTTGAGACGCGCCCTGGGCTTGCGTCGCAGTGAGCTTCCTGCCCATATCTACCAGATGCGAAACCTCGGTTATCCGCCCGGCTGGCTAGAGGAGGCCAAGATTGTACACTCCGGATTGCTAGTTTTCGATAGCAAGGGCAAGA CCGttaaagagaaggaagaagacgaGGATggagaattgattgattatgaacAGAGGAGTAAATACGACATCAATAAACTGGTCGAATATCCTGGCTTCAACGTGCTAGCAGAGGGCCGAGTTGAAGAT caatggGAGGAATACGGGTCTGTGCCGATGCTGGAGCGTCACAGCCTGGAGCATATGGTCAGTGTGCTGATGCCAAACGCTGCCAAGGCCTACAAGCGGCGCAAGATGAACAATATTCCCGCTACCGCTGTCGAATCTGAGGTCACCGTTGAGGATATGGACGCTGAGGAGACGCCAG CTACCACTCTCCTACCAGAAGACAACTGCCGTTTCATTCCGCCACTGCCTGACTCTGACGACACccctcctccgcctcctccaccacctcctccgcctcctcccGAGGAGGGGGAGATTCCCTCCTCACCTTCCTCACCTGGACCGCCTCCTGAGATCAACTCATCCAATGAGGAGGCTTCTCAGCTGAATGAGGAGGTATCTCAGCCAGCAACCAGCACTCAGGTGAATGAGGAAACCTCACAGTCCGCTACCATTGAAGATGCCTCAAATATTTCCAATGTGGAGAGC CAGGACTCGCTCTCATTGAGCGAACTGGAAGACCGTAAACGCGAACTGATGAACCAGCTGCACGAATCTAGCTCATCTTCCACCTCCACAAAAGACAACTCTTCAACGCCATCTGTCGACAGAATAAAGAAACCAGAGCTGAGCACTCCGTCTCCCTCGCATGGCAAAATGGTGTCGGTCGATCTGGGAACCCCGATTTTGAAAAGTTTCTCGCCGTTCAGTAAACTGCCGTCGTCTGAAGCGTTTTCCAAGAACATCTGTGATGTGATAAACTTTGAAAACCTGCCGGATTCAACCGGCGTTTATGAGAGGATGGTCGGTGTTCTCAGCAAAGTTCGGCAGGCTGTTAAACGTATACAACAGGAGGATTAA
- the LOC111049671 gene encoding zinc finger CCHC domain-containing protein 8 homolog isoform X2 — MAEMQDDSNGLELNFAICTEPGIEDESFVPAYECPGIYKLSANKDEALKTPAFRQGPSNFRNWNGNQQFQQNRPNFRQPFKKKFQRYHLDIEQKFGQFRPGALSSRLRRALGLRRSELPAHIYQMRNLGYPPGWLEEAKIVHSGLLVFDSKGKTVKEKEEDEDGELIDYEQRSKYDINKLVEYPGFNVLAEGRVEDQWEEYGSVPMLERHSLEHMVSVLMPNAAKAYKRRKMNNIPATAVESEVTVEDMDAEETPATTLLPEDNCRFIPPLPDSDDTPPPPPPPPPPPPPEEGEIPSSPSSPGPPPEINSSNEEASQLNEEVSQPATSTQVNEETSQSATIEDASNISNVESDSLSLSELEDRKRELMNQLHESSSSSTSTKDNSSTPSVDRIKKPELSTPSPSHGKMVSVDLGTPILKSFSPFSKLPSSEAFSKNICDVINFENLPDSTGVYERMVGVLSKVRQAVKRIQQED; from the exons ATGGCTGAAATGCAAGATGATTCCAACGGTCTAGAGTTGAACTTTGCAATTTGCACTGAACCGGGGATTGAAGATGAATCATTTGTTCCGGCTTACGAATGTCCG GGAATCTACAAATTGTCAGCGAATAAGGATGAAGCACTAAAAACACCGGCATTCAGACAAGGACCCTCAAACTTCAGAAACTGGAATGGCAATCAACAATTTCAGCAAAATAGACCAAACTTCAGACAACCTTTCAAGAAAAA ATTCCAGCGCTACCACCTGGACATAGAACAGAAGTTCGGCCAATTTCGGCCTGGCGCACTGAGCAGTCGGTTGAGACGCGCCCTGGGCTTGCGTCGCAGTGAGCTTCCTGCCCATATCTACCAGATGCGAAACCTCGGTTATCCGCCCGGCTGGCTAGAGGAGGCCAAGATTGTACACTCCGGATTGCTAGTTTTCGATAGCAAGGGCAAGA CCGttaaagagaaggaagaagacgaGGATggagaattgattgattatgaacAGAGGAGTAAATACGACATCAATAAACTGGTCGAATATCCTGGCTTCAACGTGCTAGCAGAGGGCCGAGTTGAAGAT caatggGAGGAATACGGGTCTGTGCCGATGCTGGAGCGTCACAGCCTGGAGCATATGGTCAGTGTGCTGATGCCAAACGCTGCCAAGGCCTACAAGCGGCGCAAGATGAACAATATTCCCGCTACCGCTGTCGAATCTGAGGTCACCGTTGAGGATATGGACGCTGAGGAGACGCCAG CTACCACTCTCCTACCAGAAGACAACTGCCGTTTCATTCCGCCACTGCCTGACTCTGACGACACccctcctccgcctcctccaccacctcctccgcctcctcccGAGGAGGGGGAGATTCCCTCCTCACCTTCCTCACCTGGACCGCCTCCTGAGATCAACTCATCCAATGAGGAGGCTTCTCAGCTGAATGAGGAGGTATCTCAGCCAGCAACCAGCACTCAGGTGAATGAGGAAACCTCACAGTCCGCTACCATTGAAGATGCCTCAAATATTTCCAATGTGGAGAGC GACTCGCTCTCATTGAGCGAACTGGAAGACCGTAAACGCGAACTGATGAACCAGCTGCACGAATCTAGCTCATCTTCCACCTCCACAAAAGACAACTCTTCAACGCCATCTGTCGACAGAATAAAGAAACCAGAGCTGAGCACTCCGTCTCCCTCGCATGGCAAAATGGTGTCGGTCGATCTGGGAACCCCGATTTTGAAAAGTTTCTCGCCGTTCAGTAAACTGCCGTCGTCTGAAGCGTTTTCCAAGAACATCTGTGATGTGATAAACTTTGAAAACCTGCCGGATTCAACCGGCGTTTATGAGAGGATGGTCGGTGTTCTCAGCAAAGTTCGGCAGGCTGTTAAACGTATACAACAGGAGGATTAA